The Alicyclobacillus macrosporangiidus CPP55 genome segment CTTGGCCCGCAGCTCCAAGGGCGATCCTTTTCGCCCTGGCACCCGCATGACGTCACCGAAAGCAGTAAAGATCACATTCTTCTGTTGGGCGATGGTCAAACCATCGTCCATGCGGCCCATGGGAAGGACACACACGGGACACCCCGGTCCGTGGACTAGTTCAATGTTTCCGGGCAACAAGTTCTGAATTCCAAACCTAAATATGGAAAATGTGTGCCCGCCGCAAACCTCCATAAACCGGTATTTCCGATTGGGATCCACCAAGCGGTGAATCTCCTCCGACGTCTTGCGAATCAATTCGGCATCGCGGAACTCGTCAACGTACTTCATGCGATAAACGCACCTCCAATCCCTTGGCCAACGCCATGCCCATGTGGACCAAGAGGATGTCGCCCGGTAGGGCCTCAGGGACAAAATCGATCGCGACCGTCGATGTTACGCCCAATCGATCTTCCACCACCGCGTCGTTCCCACGGACTTCAATAACCTTCACCGGAACTGCGACGTCTCCGCAGGTGGAACACCCGTCATCCGCCAACGTCCGGCATCCAAAGGGCTCTATTTCAAGATGGACGTCCATCGTTTCACCCTTCCCTTCCTTCGACTGGCGAAGAGGCGCGCGTTGCATGAGACGCCTCTTCTTCAGGAAAGCGATACCCGCTAAGCTCTTCAAGAGCACTCTCCGCTTCTCCCAGCAGGTTCAGCAGTTGCAACTGCTCCATCGCTGCTTGTTCGCTGATCTTACTCATTGCGAATCCCACGTGAATCAACACCCAGTCCCCGACATTGAGTCCTTCTTCCGTGAGCAGACCAATGTTAACCTTTCGCCGCACGCCAGACACATCCACCGTTGCATAATGGCGTTCCTCGTCAACCAACTCAACCACTTGCCCAGGAATGGCTAAGCACATAGGCGGTCCCTCCTAATCGCGATCATCCGATGGATTCGATTCCGAGTCGCCAGATCATGACGCGATTGTTCCCGGAATCGGCAATCAAGAGACGATCCTTGTGATACCAGATGCCGTACGGCCAACATAGGCTGTCCCATTCTACCGCCTTCCACCGGTTTTCCCCCGATCCGTCGAAGTCGCTCTGCCCGATGACACAGGAAGCGGGATGATATGTCCCGGTTCGCGGCAACTGTTCGTACAGCAGAACCCGATTGTTCGCCGTATCCGCCACCGCCAACACCTGTCCACTCCTAGCGATGCCGTAAGGAAACCGGAATCGCCTAGGGCCTTGAGGGACATGTGGAAGCTCAAACGCCTGATCAAACCCACTTTGACCGAGAACCAGGTCTGCCGGTCGATCCGCGAGCGGAGGGGGTGAGTAACCCAGAACCCGATGATTTCCTGCGTCGGCGACGTACAACGTCTTCCCATCTCCCGCCAGAGCATGCGGCCACCGATACGTGTCCGGTCCCACACCCGTTCCCCGATTTTCTCTGTTCTCACGAGAATTTGGTTGACCGAGAATCAGATCCGGTGGCTGGCCATCGCGAGGGACGCCTTTCCACCCCAACACTCTGCGATTACCTGTATCAGCTACGTAAAACCAGTCGTCGATGTACGCAAAGCCATACGGCCAATAGAGGCCTGTCGCATCCACTTTACCACCGCGATTGGGCGCAATGCTCTCCCAATCGGGCTGGCCCAGCACCTCATCAGGGGGCTGATTGTTGAAATATGGGATATTGTTCCAGACCAGGATCCTGTGATGCCAAGCGTCGGCTACGAAAAGCCGCCCCTCGATGACCGCCACACCGGTTGGCAAGTGAAACAGTTTGGGCCCCTCTGCCTCAAAATCCGGCTGGCCCAACACCACGTCGGCCGGAGCATGATCAGTGTCTGGCCATCCGAACCATATGAGCACCCGGTGATTCCCGCTGTCTGCCACGACCAGCACATCATCGTCACCATAGACGCCTCTCGGAGCGTACAGGTGCACTCGATTGGGATTGGCAGGCGGCAGTGCGAGTCCTCCAGGGGCTGGTCCTCCCAGCCACCGTTCGGGCCGCACCTTCAGTCCAACCGCATCCATACCCGGTGGTCCTCCACACGCACAGGAAAGGGCTCCAACTGTACGTAGGGCGCCGTGAGGCATTCTCCGCTGGTCAGGTCGAAGCGGAAACCGTGCCCAGGACAGACGAGTACGGTACCGTCGACAAGCCCCTTATGCAAGGGCAGACCCATGTGTGGGCACGAGTTACGGAAAGCCATGACCTTCCCGTCCACGCGCACCACCAACAGGTCGTACTCGTCGTGAACCACGCGAACGGGCCGCGCCTCCTCCAATTCTGAGGTAGGTGGTCCCTGTACCCAGCCACTCTGTTCCAGGTTGACGTCCGCGCCCACGATACCTGGAGGCATGAACCCGGACGCGAGTTCGTCCTTGGCCATCAAGACGTATTCAATTTCTGGAACACGAGCCTTGATGGCTTCCTCAACGCTCCTCTTTAAGGTCACCGCCGACAACGAACAACCGGAGCAAGCGCCGTTCAACCGGACATAGACGGTGTTCCCCTCGACCTTCACCAACTCCACGTCGCCTCCGTGGGACTGCATGTACGGACGCACTTCTTCAATGACTGTGGCGACGCGAGTGAACAGGTCCTGCTTAATGATGCCGTGCATCAGAAGCACCGCATACACCGCAGGGTCTTCCACAACCTTGAGCAATACCTCCTTGCCTGCCTCCGTTTCGCGGAGCGCACGCACAATCTTTCTCAAGGCCAGTTCGTGGAACGCCTCAATCGACTTCTTTAACTCCATGGCTTTCTCGCGTTCGCTCTCAGGCATGTCCCGAATCGATGCCAAGGCCCGGTCCACGCGCTCAGCCAGGGTAGTGAAGTCCTCCTCCAGGACTTTCACGTCAATCGCCTCCAAAAACCAAAGCCTGCTCCAAAGCCTCTTCGGTTTTGCTCTGCAAGACAGCGGCGAAGGAACGAATCGCCATGTGATGGAGCACGTCCCCAATCCGGCTGCGTTCCTCGCCGTCCCAAGGCGAAAAGCTCAACCGCTCATTAGACAGCGCCTCAAGAACCAAGCAGGACCCAGCTGGATTATCGAGAAGTAAATCACGAAAAAACGCCTGTACAAACTCGATGATCCACACGCCCTCCCCTTCCGGGTTGGCGCGAAGCCGGCGCAGCGCGCTTTCAGTCCCTCCGTTCCGCTGCACGATGCGCTCGCTGAAACGCTCGACAGCCATTGTCAGAAGAAGATTTACATATTCCTGTTCATGCAGATCCATCCCGTATCCTCCACCACCGCGCACTCACGCCCGTCCCCATTCCACTCGGCCCTAAGAGTGAGCCAAACGTTTTTTTTCAATCTCAGCGAGAACGGCATCCACGGCCTCGGCCGATTCATACTCCCCGTGTTCCTCAAAGTACGCGCGCGCCTGCTCCAAACGGGGAACTGCCCGCGAAAACGCGCCAAGATGGGCCAATGCGTTGCCCTGATTCGCCAACACTCTCGCGTATGCCACCGGGTCGTCCTCCGGTCGGCGTACGGTCAAGACGTCTTCGTACAACGCCACGGCTTCCCAGAGGTTGTCCTCCTGATGCGACGTCTTCACGTGCTGCAGGGCGTTTGCCAGGTTCAACGTCGCACTCGCCCACAACTCCGGGTATGACTCTTTGGTATAGATGCGCAGGCTTTCGCGCAGCGATTGAATCGCCACCGCCGTGCGCAGCCGTGCGCTTCGATCCGTCGCAGGCATGGCAAGATATGCCAACGCCAAGTTCATGTGAACCATTGCGTAACTCTCCGGATAGGTGTCTCTTTTGTACACCTTCAGGGCTTCTTGGTAGCAGTTCACTGCCTCAACCAGAATGCTCTTCCGCCCGCCAGCCGTGGCTTGCAGCGCAGTGCCCAACTGGAACCAAAGTTCGGCGCGCGTCTCGTCGAACGACGAAACCTCCAACAACTTCAACGCCGTCCGGTATCCGTTGATCGTCTCGTCCCCGTCGTCCCCGAGCATGTGTCTGGTTGCGGCCCACTCCGCATACAGTCGGGCCGAAAACACCGGCGAGACGTCTCGGACCGTATGAGCAGCCTCAAGCAAGACTTCAAGACCGGTTCGCCAATCTTCCCGCTGAAAAGCGTCGTACGCGTGGCTTGCTAGTAAAAACGCGCGGACCTCGTCCCGAGACTCGGCAAGCGGCGGAGGCGAACTGCGGAATCCAAAACGCCACGCCGCCGCGTCCAACAGGAGCCGCTCTTCGCCTTCCAATACCCGTTCCGCGGAAGCGTACGTCGTTTCATTCGGGATGAGAATGAATCGATTGTACGCCCCTGCAGAGTCGCCTGTCAGCAACTCCGCGACAGC includes the following:
- a CDS encoding HypC/HybG/HupF family hydrogenase formation chaperone, which gives rise to MCLAIPGQVVELVDEERHYATVDVSGVRRKVNIGLLTEEGLNVGDWVLIHVGFAMSKISEQAAMEQLQLLNLLGEAESALEELSGYRFPEEEASHATRASSPVEGREG
- a CDS encoding HypC/HybG/HupF family hydrogenase formation chaperone; amino-acid sequence: MDVHLEIEPFGCRTLADDGCSTCGDVAVPVKVIEVRGNDAVVEDRLGVTSTVAIDFVPEALPGDILLVHMGMALAKGLEVRLSHEVR
- a CDS encoding Fe-S cluster biogenesis protein NfuA, with protein sequence MKVLEEDFTTLAERVDRALASIRDMPESEREKAMELKKSIEAFHELALRKIVRALRETEAGKEVLLKVVEDPAVYAVLLMHGIIKQDLFTRVATVIEEVRPYMQSHGGDVELVKVEGNTVYVRLNGACSGCSLSAVTLKRSVEEAIKARVPEIEYVLMAKDELASGFMPPGIVGADVNLEQSGWVQGPPTSELEEARPVRVVHDEYDLLVVRVDGKVMAFRNSCPHMGLPLHKGLVDGTVLVCPGHGFRFDLTSGECLTAPYVQLEPFPVRVEDHRVWMRLD